The following is a genomic window from Planctomycetota bacterium.
GCCACGTGTTCGCCTCGTCGGAGCTCGGCTGGCGGAAGCCGGCGCCGGAGTTCTTCCGCGCCGTCGAACGGCGCCTCGGCCGCCGTCCCGACGAGCTGATCCTGGTGGGGGACGACCCGCGGCTCGACCTCGCCGCGGCCCGCCGCGCCGGCTGGCACGCCCGGCTGATCGACGGCTGAACACGGTGGCGGGGTCGTCGTGCGAGGATGCGGCGCGGGCCCGCGCCGGGGTATCATCCGCCGCGACGCCCTGTCCACGCCCCCTGGAGTCGTCGCATGTCCGCGTCCATCTCCCGCCGCACCCTTCTCGCCGCCGCCGCCGGGGCCGTCGTCGCCACCGGGTCGCGCCCCTCGTGGGCCGCCGCCGCGCCGCTCCATCTGGGGATCCAGATGTACTCGCTGCGGGGCTACAAGGTCGACGAAGCGCTGCGCCACGCCCGCGACCTCGGCTTCAAGTTCATCGAGTTCTACGGCGGGATGTTTCCCGTCGAGTCGACCCCCGAACAGATCACGGCGATGAAGCGGAAGGTCGCCGACCTCGGCCTGACGATCTCCGCCCATGGCGTCAACGGCTTCGGCGCCGACGCTGCGGCCAATCGGCGCGTGTTCGAGTTCGCCAAGGCGGCCGGGATCCCGATCATCTCAGCCGACCCCGCCCCGGAGTCATTCGCCAGCCTCGACGAGCTCGTCAAGGAGTTCGACATCCGGATCGCGATCCACAACCACGGGCCGAAGCACCGCTACAACAAGGCGGTCGACGTGCTCCGGGCGATCGAGAAGCACGACGTCCGGATCGGGGCCTGCGCCGACCTCGGCCACTACATCCGCTCCGGCGAGAACCCGGTCGAGGTGATCCGCCTGCTCGAGGGCCGGCTGTACGGCATCCACCTCAAGGACTTCAAGGAGATGCAGGACCAGACCACCGGCGTGATCCTCGGCAAGGGGCATCTCGACGTGCCGGCGGTGTTCGCGGCGCTCGAGCAGGTGGGATTCCCGGCCGACGGCGCGCTGTCGCTGGAATACGAGGAACACCCGGAGAATCC
Proteins encoded in this region:
- a CDS encoding sugar phosphate isomerase/epimerase codes for the protein MSASISRRTLLAAAAGAVVATGSRPSWAAAAPLHLGIQMYSLRGYKVDEALRHARDLGFKFIEFYGGMFPVESTPEQITAMKRKVADLGLTISAHGVNGFGADAAANRRVFEFAKAAGIPIISADPAPESFASLDELVKEFDIRIAIHNHGPKHRYNKAVDVLRAIEKHDVRIGACADLGHYIRSGENPVEVIRLLEGRLYGIHLKDFKEMQDQTTGVILGKGHLDVPAVFAALEQVGFPADGALSLEYEEHPENPLADIRECLEVAKGALAAV